The following coding sequences lie in one Calditrichota bacterium genomic window:
- a CDS encoding chloride channel protein — MAIQLGKLKTTLHEIISFQKRFGALYFRTDISRYVIHVIISMILGVLAGLGSLVFHYLLEQTRQFFEPRHFTAFFHVSLYFIIFVPVLGGILTATLTRLFPDVARERGVVSVIRAIIVNNGIIPLKVTLFHFLSSVISIGTGAPLGPEGPVAKIGSGIGSYMSQIFNFDRNDMMMYTAAGGGAAIAAVFNAPITGVFFGIEVILLNDLKNRALSSLIIASVFADVVSRATLGNNRIFHIPSYELGSMDDYLFFLLLGVVAGLLSIFYVWFKGWSKDVFSKKFHTKNVFLKIIPVSLVFGIILIHYYQLFGIGYETLNDVFNNRISFFDVTMLLILQVLFLALFLAAGAYGGTFTPSMSIGAFLGSSFATTMNLIFHTTLDPITFALVGMGGVLAGFNSIPLTAIMLVFEVTNDYKFILPLMLVSVISYLVTIYYTKMNVHSLELLHMGIDVTKRGEMDLLSKIKVKELMKSDFDQVNHNMTFRELLKVLLNAKYGDVFVVDNNNKLLGIISLKDVREALVDTELVDLLIARDLTMPVPTILENDPVSLAIRKIEKYNIENIPVVKSESDREIVGILTHHDIIQAYNKLIRDWETNEYLINY; from the coding sequence ATGGCCATTCAACTGGGAAAACTGAAAACCACCCTTCACGAAATAATTTCGTTTCAAAAACGATTTGGAGCGCTTTATTTTCGAACGGACATTTCCCGATATGTTATTCACGTTATTATTTCGATGATATTGGGCGTGCTGGCAGGTCTGGGATCTCTGGTTTTTCACTATTTATTGGAACAGACACGCCAATTTTTTGAACCCCGACATTTTACGGCATTTTTCCATGTAAGCCTGTACTTCATCATTTTTGTTCCCGTGCTTGGCGGAATTCTGACAGCCACCCTGACACGCCTCTTTCCGGATGTAGCCCGCGAAAGGGGGGTGGTTAGTGTGATCCGCGCTATTATTGTCAATAATGGAATCATTCCTCTAAAAGTTACGCTTTTCCATTTTCTTAGCTCAGTCATTTCAATTGGAACCGGTGCGCCGTTGGGCCCGGAAGGCCCGGTGGCAAAGATTGGAAGCGGCATCGGCTCTTATATGTCACAGATTTTTAATTTTGATCGAAATGATATGATGATGTACACGGCTGCCGGCGGGGGCGCCGCAATAGCCGCTGTTTTCAATGCCCCGATTACGGGGGTGTTTTTTGGAATCGAAGTGATTCTGCTGAACGATCTCAAAAACAGAGCTCTCAGCTCACTCATTATTGCCTCGGTTTTTGCCGATGTGGTTTCCCGGGCTACGCTTGGAAACAACCGCATCTTCCATATACCCAGTTATGAATTGGGCTCCATGGACGACTATTTGTTTTTCCTTTTGCTGGGAGTGGTGGCCGGTTTGTTATCCATCTTTTACGTGTGGTTTAAGGGGTGGTCAAAAGATGTCTTTAGCAAAAAATTTCACACAAAGAATGTTTTCCTGAAAATAATACCCGTTTCTCTCGTCTTCGGCATTATTCTGATCCATTATTACCAATTGTTTGGAATTGGATACGAAACCTTGAACGATGTCTTCAATAATCGCATTTCCTTTTTTGATGTGACCATGCTGTTGATTCTTCAGGTTCTTTTTCTGGCCCTATTTTTGGCGGCCGGGGCGTATGGTGGAACATTTACACCGTCCATGAGCATTGGGGCCTTCCTGGGGTCCTCTTTTGCAACCACTATGAATCTTATTTTTCACACCACACTTGACCCCATAACGTTCGCTCTGGTGGGAATGGGCGGGGTTTTGGCCGGATTTAATTCGATTCCGTTAACGGCCATCATGTTGGTTTTCGAGGTCACAAACGATTACAAATTTATTTTGCCCCTGATGCTGGTATCGGTCATTTCATATCTGGTGACCATCTACTACACAAAAATGAATGTGCACAGTCTTGAGCTGTTGCACATGGGGATTGATGTAACCAAACGCGGTGAGATGGACCTTCTTTCCAAGATCAAAGTCAAGGAATTGATGAAAAGCGATTTCGATCAGGTCAATCATAACATGACCTTTCGGGAACTTCTGAAGGTGCTTTTAAATGCCAAATACGGGGATGTATTTGTTGTGGACAACAACAATAAACTGCTTGGAATTATTTCATTAAAAGATGTGCGGGAAGCGCTGGTGGATACCGAGTTGGTCGATTTACTCATTGCAAGAGACCTCACCATGCCTGTTCCCACTATTCTGGAGAATGATCCTGTTTCGCTGGCGATTCGGAAAATTGAAAAATACAATATTGAAAACATTCCCGTTGTTAAGTCAGAAAGCGACCGCGAGATTGTGGGAATTCTGACGCATCACGACATTATTCAGGCCTACAACAAGCTCATCCGGGATTGGGAAACCAACGAATATTTAATCAATTATTAA
- a CDS encoding CBS domain-containing protein, with the protein MQTSQQQDIYDSDNVLRVLTNILDKLKSAEHTFMVLLAVVIGLITGYGALGLRYLIHLIQIISTGHAHYALEMVANLPWYQKLLMPAIGGLIVGPIVTFFSQEVKGHGVPEVMESIILRNGMIRPRVVLAKIIASSICIGSGGSSGREGPIVQIGSAIGSTIGQWFQLSPEKLRTLVAAGAAGGIAAAFNAPVAGALFAIEIIFGDFGVMQFSPIVIASVTSTVVSRHYLGDFPAFIVPKYSLVSPWELFFYAGMGLLAGIAGLIFIKSLYSLEDYFDRWKFPDFTKPAIGGLLVGGMGIFYPAIYGVGYAGINEALTGTMSWEFLLILLLLKIIATSFTLGSGGSGGIFAPSLFMGAMLGGAVGTVVHQIFPGMTATSGAYSMVGMGAFVGAVTHAPITSIIIIFEMTNDYTIILPLMIATIISVTFTTRIQPESIYTLKLVRRGINLFKGKEINVLKSLTVDDVCKSDCDKLLPNTSFRQIIPLVMNSDHEIFYVVDKDDHFISYVTLKSIRTILDDPSALNNVIVAYDLIEPNPKFVTPGTNLDTVMKIFGQLRIGELPVVDPKQNNRLVGYLSRQDVIDAYNKELARRELTLGLERAYSSLAVSDLTKVVDDYFMIEIPAPHRFVGKSLRQLNLRNNYRVQILLIKRIEENEEEKRIAPDADYTINEKDVLVLMGSRKDLMRIRNL; encoded by the coding sequence ATGCAAACATCTCAGCAACAGGATATCTACGATTCTGATAACGTTCTCCGTGTGTTGACCAACATTCTTGATAAGCTCAAGAGTGCCGAACATACCTTTATGGTTCTTCTCGCCGTTGTAATCGGACTCATTACGGGGTATGGAGCTCTCGGCTTACGATATTTGATTCACCTGATTCAGATCATTTCCACAGGACACGCCCATTACGCTCTGGAGATGGTGGCCAATCTGCCGTGGTACCAAAAATTGCTTATGCCCGCGATTGGCGGTCTCATTGTCGGTCCTATTGTTACATTTTTTTCGCAGGAAGTAAAGGGTCACGGGGTACCTGAGGTGATGGAGAGCATCATTCTCAGAAACGGCATGATTCGCCCGCGGGTGGTTCTGGCAAAGATCATTGCCAGCTCTATTTGTATCGGTTCGGGAGGCTCCTCCGGTCGTGAAGGCCCGATCGTTCAAATCGGGTCCGCCATCGGGTCCACCATCGGGCAGTGGTTTCAGCTCTCGCCGGAAAAATTGCGAACTCTGGTGGCAGCGGGTGCAGCGGGTGGAATTGCCGCCGCTTTTAATGCACCGGTGGCAGGGGCTCTTTTTGCAATTGAAATTATTTTCGGCGATTTCGGCGTTATGCAATTCAGCCCCATTGTTATTGCTTCCGTTACGTCCACCGTGGTTTCGCGTCACTATCTGGGAGACTTTCCTGCATTTATCGTACCCAAATATTCTCTGGTTTCACCGTGGGAACTCTTTTTCTACGCCGGAATGGGACTGCTTGCCGGGATTGCCGGGCTTATTTTCATTAAGTCCCTTTATTCACTGGAGGACTACTTCGATCGCTGGAAATTTCCCGATTTCACCAAACCCGCTATCGGGGGCCTCCTGGTCGGTGGCATGGGGATCTTTTATCCGGCGATTTACGGCGTGGGCTATGCGGGCATCAACGAAGCTCTCACCGGCACCATGTCCTGGGAATTTCTGCTCATTTTGCTCTTACTCAAGATTATCGCCACGTCCTTCACACTGGGCTCGGGGGGATCGGGAGGCATTTTTGCACCTTCCCTTTTTATGGGGGCCATGCTGGGAGGGGCCGTGGGTACCGTGGTTCACCAGATTTTCCCCGGAATGACTGCGACATCGGGCGCCTATTCGATGGTTGGAATGGGTGCCTTTGTTGGAGCGGTCACGCATGCCCCCATTACTTCCATTATCATAATTTTTGAAATGACAAACGATTACACCATTATTCTGCCCCTAATGATCGCCACCATTATTTCCGTTACCTTTACAACCCGAATCCAGCCCGAATCCATTTACACACTAAAACTGGTTCGGCGCGGCATCAACCTGTTTAAAGGGAAAGAGATCAACGTCCTAAAATCCTTAACGGTGGATGATGTGTGTAAATCGGATTGTGACAAATTGCTGCCCAACACCTCTTTTCGGCAGATTATTCCGCTTGTCATGAACAGCGACCATGAAATATTCTACGTGGTTGACAAAGACGATCACTTCATCAGCTACGTCACGCTGAAAAGTATTCGAACGATTCTGGATGATCCGTCTGCCCTGAATAATGTTATCGTGGCTTATGATCTGATTGAACCGAATCCAAAATTTGTCACGCCGGGAACCAATCTGGATACGGTTATGAAAATCTTCGGGCAGTTACGCATTGGCGAATTACCGGTTGTGGATCCCAAGCAAAACAATCGGCTGGTGGGGTATCTGTCCCGGCAGGATGTGATTGATGCCTATAATAAGGAACTGGCCCGGCGCGAACTGACGCTCGGACTGGAACGGGCCTATTCCTCTCTGGCGGTGTCCGATCTTACAAAAGTGGTTGACGACTATTTTATGATTGAAATCCCTGCTCCCCACCGGTTTGTGGGAAAAAGCCTGCGGCAGTTGAATTTGCGCAACAATTATCGGGTTCAAATTCTGTTAATCAAACGTATCGAAGAAAATGAAGAAGAGAAACGCATTGCCCCCGACGCAGACTACACCATTAACGAAAAGGACGTTCTGGTTTTAATGGGCAGCCGCAAGGATCTGATGCGAATTCGAAATTTGTAA
- a CDS encoding Rrf2 family transcriptional regulator yields the protein MLRLSKKTEYALIALKEIALNSGVNVTTVREISESHQIPRDLLAKILQSLKREKIVRSVQGAKGGYSLSTPIDEITLLRLIEILEGPAGLIECAIPDSKHCKKAEVCSIRDQLLKLNDQMLALLQGTTLRQFLFNGLSVAVN from the coding sequence ATGCTTCGTTTATCGAAAAAAACGGAATATGCATTAATTGCTCTGAAAGAAATTGCCCTGAACTCAGGTGTAAATGTAACTACGGTGCGGGAGATTTCAGAGAGCCACCAAATTCCCCGGGATTTGTTAGCCAAAATTTTGCAATCCCTCAAGCGTGAAAAAATCGTTCGCTCCGTTCAGGGAGCAAAAGGGGGCTACAGTTTGAGCACCCCAATCGACGAAATTACCCTGCTTCGACTGATCGAAATTCTGGAAGGCCCTGCCGGATTGATTGAATGTGCTATTCCGGACAGTAAACATTGTAAAAAAGCCGAGGTCTGTTCCATTCGCGATCAATTATTGAAGTTGAATGACCAGATGTTGGCCCTGCTGCAAGGAACCACGTTGCGGCAGTTTCTTTTTAACGGATTATCCGTGGCCGTGAATTAA
- a CDS encoding nitroreductase family protein: protein MSEFWDVVQKRRTRRHFLQQDIPLKTMLKLLDVFRYAPSGANRQPWKVILVRDESTRKEIRRIAEDAENDFHRRAPDWMKAFFQEQGIGPQKPFLTDAPYLVCVFGLKKSPYYKESLWIAVGWFLLAVTNAQLGTVPYTPSRKRAISQVLEVDLEWDLQVILPVGFPDPDEFIAQRPKRGVESFLSLK, encoded by the coding sequence ATGAGCGAATTCTGGGATGTGGTTCAAAAGAGACGCACACGCCGACACTTTCTTCAACAGGATATTCCTCTGAAAACCATGTTGAAATTGCTGGATGTTTTCAGATACGCCCCGTCCGGAGCCAACCGCCAACCGTGGAAGGTCATTCTGGTCAGAGACGAATCCACGCGGAAAGAAATCCGCCGGATTGCGGAGGATGCCGAAAACGATTTTCACAGGCGTGCCCCCGATTGGATGAAGGCCTTTTTCCAGGAACAGGGCATTGGGCCGCAAAAGCCTTTCCTGACAGATGCACCCTATCTGGTGTGTGTTTTCGGCCTGAAAAAATCGCCCTATTACAAGGAGTCCCTCTGGATCGCCGTGGGCTGGTTTTTGTTGGCCGTTACGAATGCGCAGCTTGGAACCGTTCCCTACACACCGTCCCGAAAACGCGCCATTTCCCAGGTACTAGAGGTGGATTTGGAATGGGATTTGCAGGTTATTTTACCGGTCGGTTTTCCCGATCCTGACGAATTTATAGCGCAGCGCCCAAAACGGGGTGTGGAAAGCTTCCTGTCGCTAAAATAG
- the uvrA gene encoding excinuclease ABC subunit UvrA, giving the protein MTKNNHIFIKGAREHNLKNIDVDIPRDKLIVITGLSGSGKSSLAFDTIYAEGQRRYVESLSAYARQFLGLMEKPDVDYIEGLSPAISIEQRTASKNPRSTVGTVTEIYDYLRLLFARIGIPYCYKCGKRIQRQTPQQIVDSVLQLPEGKKIQIMAPIVRGRKGEFRDVFETVQKQGYVRIRVDGQILDVSQKIKLNKNQKHNVDVVVDRLVVQPHITHRLTDSVETALGLASGLVVVNELDGGDHLFSEHFACVDCGVSYEEISPRMFSFNSPYGACPVCNGLGTIMEIDPDLVVPNPKKSLNQGAIEPWGQAKEGWYFTHLKSLAKHYGFSMDTPWEALPEALRQIILYGSDEEIDVNYRSTHGKIRAEFQTKFEGVIPNLKRRYNQTHSASVREWIEGYMNIKTCPACGGARLKPESLAIKIKGFTIHALTKMSVKEANHFFETLDLSEREEQIAHQIVKEIRARLHFLINVGLDYLTLDRTASTLSGGEAQRIRLATQIGSQLVGVLYILDEPSIGLHQRDNLRLIHTLERLRDLGNTVVVVEHDRETIEHADFVVDLGPGAGENGGEVVALGTPQQVKANPQSLTGQYLAGIRFIPTPRTRRTGTGRFIELIGARGNNLKSITVKFPLGTFICVTGVSGSGKSTLINETLYPALKRNLYYSKDSPLPYDSIRGLENIDKVIDIDQSPIGRTPRSNPATYTGVFTPIRELFSQLPESKIRGYKPGRFSFNVKGGRCEACQGDGIIKIEMHFLPDVYVTCEVCKGKRYNRETLEIAYRGKSIADILDMTVHEAMEFFKNIPIIHRKLKTLYDVGLGYIRLGQPATTLSGGEAQRVKLSTELSKIATGRTLYILDEPTTGLHFEDVKMLLTVLNRLVDKGNTVIVIEHNLDVIKTADYIIDLGPEGGDAGGTVVATGTPEDVAANGKSYTGQFLKQELLMEGKEKRSTSEV; this is encoded by the coding sequence GATCGGGAAAATCGTCCCTGGCCTTTGACACCATCTACGCTGAGGGCCAGCGCCGGTACGTGGAGTCGCTCTCGGCATACGCCCGTCAATTCCTGGGTTTGATGGAAAAACCGGATGTGGATTATATTGAAGGGCTTTCACCTGCCATTTCCATTGAGCAGCGTACGGCCAGCAAGAATCCCCGCTCCACGGTTGGAACGGTGACCGAGATTTACGACTACCTGCGTCTGCTGTTTGCACGAATTGGCATTCCGTACTGTTACAAATGCGGCAAACGCATCCAGCGGCAAACACCTCAGCAAATTGTGGATTCCGTTCTGCAACTGCCTGAAGGGAAGAAAATTCAAATTATGGCGCCCATTGTGCGGGGCCGGAAGGGTGAATTCCGGGATGTTTTTGAGACCGTCCAGAAACAGGGGTACGTTCGCATTCGGGTAGACGGCCAAATCCTGGACGTTTCCCAGAAAATCAAATTGAACAAAAACCAGAAACACAACGTGGATGTCGTGGTCGACCGGCTTGTGGTGCAGCCGCACATTACCCACCGATTGACTGACTCGGTGGAAACAGCGCTGGGACTGGCATCGGGGCTGGTGGTGGTAAACGAATTGGATGGCGGGGACCATCTCTTCAGTGAGCACTTTGCCTGCGTGGATTGCGGCGTGAGCTACGAGGAAATCAGCCCGCGTATGTTTTCGTTCAACAGCCCTTACGGCGCCTGCCCGGTTTGCAACGGTCTGGGAACCATTATGGAAATTGACCCGGACCTGGTGGTCCCCAATCCCAAAAAGTCACTCAACCAGGGGGCTATTGAGCCCTGGGGACAGGCCAAAGAGGGGTGGTATTTTACCCATTTAAAATCGCTTGCCAAACATTACGGCTTCAGCATGGATACCCCCTGGGAAGCGCTTCCCGAAGCCCTCCGGCAGATCATTCTTTATGGCTCGGACGAGGAAATTGATGTGAACTACCGCAGCACCCACGGGAAAATCCGGGCCGAATTCCAGACCAAGTTCGAAGGGGTCATCCCAAACCTGAAACGGCGCTACAACCAGACTCACTCCGCATCGGTTCGGGAATGGATTGAAGGCTACATGAATATTAAGACCTGTCCCGCCTGCGGGGGCGCCCGCCTTAAACCCGAAAGCCTGGCGATCAAAATAAAGGGGTTCACCATTCACGCCCTCACAAAGATGTCTGTTAAGGAAGCCAATCATTTCTTTGAAACACTGGACTTGTCGGAGCGTGAAGAACAGATCGCTCATCAAATCGTGAAAGAAATCCGGGCACGCCTGCACTTTTTGATCAACGTGGGGCTGGATTACCTGACACTGGATCGAACGGCCAGTACACTTTCCGGGGGAGAAGCCCAGCGTATCCGGCTGGCCACCCAGATCGGTTCTCAATTGGTAGGGGTGCTTTACATTTTGGACGAACCGAGCATTGGCCTCCACCAGCGGGATAATCTCCGGCTGATTCACACGCTGGAGCGCCTGCGCGACCTGGGTAACACCGTCGTGGTGGTGGAACACGACCGTGAAACCATCGAACATGCCGACTTCGTGGTCGACCTCGGCCCGGGTGCCGGGGAAAACGGAGGCGAGGTGGTAGCTTTGGGGACACCCCAGCAAGTAAAAGCCAACCCACAGTCCCTGACGGGGCAATATCTGGCGGGGATCCGGTTTATTCCGACCCCCCGAACCCGCCGTACCGGCACCGGCAGGTTTATCGAATTAATCGGTGCCCGCGGGAATAATCTGAAATCCATTACCGTGAAATTTCCGCTGGGAACGTTCATTTGTGTCACCGGCGTTTCCGGATCAGGGAAAAGTACGCTGATCAATGAAACCCTTTACCCGGCTCTGAAAAGAAACCTCTACTACAGCAAGGACAGTCCGCTCCCTTACGATTCCATCAGAGGACTGGAAAACATCGACAAGGTGATTGACATCGATCAGTCACCTATCGGCCGAACGCCGCGTTCGAATCCGGCCACGTACACCGGGGTGTTCACCCCCATTCGGGAATTATTTTCTCAGCTCCCCGAATCGAAGATCCGCGGCTACAAGCCCGGACGATTCAGTTTTAATGTGAAGGGCGGCCGCTGCGAGGCCTGTCAGGGTGACGGCATCATTAAAATTGAGATGCACTTTTTGCCCGATGTGTACGTCACATGCGAGGTGTGTAAGGGGAAACGCTACAATCGGGAAACACTGGAAATTGCCTACCGGGGCAAATCCATTGCCGATATTCTGGACATGACCGTACACGAAGCCATGGAATTTTTTAAAAACATCCCGATTATTCATCGAAAATTGAAAACCCTCTACGATGTGGGACTTGGTTACATCCGCCTGGGACAACCGGCCACAACCCTCTCCGGCGGTGAGGCGCAGCGCGTGAAGCTTTCCACAGAGCTTTCCAAAATTGCAACCGGCCGAACCCTCTACATTCTGGACGAACCGACTACGGGCCTTCATTTTGAAGATGTGAAAATGCTGCTCACCGTGCTAAACCGCCTGGTGGACAAAGGGAATACCGTTATTGTCATTGAACACAACCTGGATGTGATTAAAACGGCGGATTACATTATTGATTTGGGCCCCGAGGGAGGCGATGCCGGAGGAACCGTCGTGGCAACGGGCACACCCGAAGACGTGGCCGCAAACGGAAAATCGTATACGGGGCAATTCCTGAAGCAGGAATTGCTCATGGAAGGAAAAGAGAAACGGAGCACTTCCGAAGTTTAG